A single genomic interval of Malania oleifera isolate guangnan ecotype guangnan chromosome 11, ASM2987363v1, whole genome shotgun sequence harbors:
- the LOC131168594 gene encoding uncharacterized protein LOC131168594, which produces MVMCLCLPSRKSCAPEKEREDAIEGGRMGKRRRILVGLALAMLMGFAVYFRLWALDYTISSDEMDLIRKQFDLANKEAMDESAEWRLKYDEEVERTVKCEKELLEVKQSFEKLEDAASINTELEMLRKENVGLLERVESLKQELEAEKLKCSMR; this is translated from the exons ATGGTGATGTGTCTGTGTCTCCCGAGTCGGAAGAGTTGCGCTCCTGAGAAAGAGCGAGAAGACGCAATAGAAGGAGGAAGAATGGGGAAGAGAAGACGAATCTTGGTTGGGCTGGCCTTAGCAATGCTCATGGGGTTCGCAGTCTACTTCAGGCTTTGGGCTCTCGACTACACCATCTCTTCCGACGAGATGGATTTGATAag AAAGCAGTTCGATCTTGCTAACAAGGAAGCCATGGACGAATCTGCAGAGTGGAGGTTGAAATATGATGAGGAAGTAGAGAGGACCGTCAAGTGTGAAAAGGAGCTACTTGAG GTTAAGCAGTCCTTTGAGAAGCTGGAGGATGCTGCTAGTATCAACACGGAATTGGAAATGCTACGAAAG GAAAATGTGGGTTTGCTTGAACGAGTAGAATCCCTAAAACAGGAGCTCGAAGCTGAGAAGTTGAAGTGTAGTATGCGGTAG